In the Syntrophorhabdaceae bacterium genome, one interval contains:
- the leuC gene encoding 3-isopropylmalate dehydratase large subunit — translation MGMTITEKILAAHSERERVEPGEIIEARIDLALANDITAPLSLEEFHKVGASRVFDEEKVVFVLDHFTPNKDILSAENCKIIREFSKKYGIKHIYEGGECGVEHALLPEKGLVVPGDVVIGADSHTCTYGALGAFSTGVGSTDLTYGMVTGRIWLKVPESIKFHCHGQWREWVSGKDLILHIIGMIGVDGALYSSMEFDGDAISALSMESRFTIANMAIEAGGKNGIFKVDEKTLAYVKDRGQRPPRVYESDPDARYRQVIDIDVAALAPKVALPSLPSNVTDAEKVSHLEIDQVVIGSCTNGRIEDLEVAARILKGHKVAPYVRCIIIPATPAVYREAMDRGYFSIFLDAGCIISPPTCGPCLGGHMGILAKGERAVATTNRNFIGRMGHPESEVCLAGPAVAAASAIKGRIAVPGEVM, via the coding sequence ATGGGAATGACAATTACGGAAAAAATACTTGCTGCCCACTCGGAAAGAGAAAGGGTGGAACCGGGTGAGATCATCGAGGCGCGCATCGATCTCGCATTGGCGAACGACATTACCGCTCCCCTCTCCCTGGAGGAGTTCCACAAAGTAGGCGCGAGCCGGGTTTTCGACGAGGAGAAAGTCGTCTTTGTCCTCGATCATTTCACGCCGAACAAGGATATCCTCTCCGCGGAGAACTGCAAGATCATCAGGGAATTTTCAAAAAAATACGGGATCAAGCACATCTATGAAGGCGGAGAGTGCGGCGTCGAGCATGCCCTCCTTCCCGAAAAAGGGCTGGTCGTGCCCGGCGATGTGGTGATCGGAGCGGACAGCCATACCTGTACCTACGGCGCTCTCGGCGCCTTCTCGACCGGGGTCGGCAGCACCGACCTGACCTACGGGATGGTGACCGGACGTATTTGGCTCAAGGTCCCGGAGAGCATCAAATTCCATTGCCACGGTCAGTGGCGGGAATGGGTCTCCGGAAAGGACCTCATCCTCCATATTATCGGGATGATCGGCGTTGACGGGGCGCTTTATTCGTCCATGGAGTTCGACGGCGATGCCATCTCGGCACTGTCCATGGAATCGAGGTTCACCATTGCAAATATGGCTATCGAGGCGGGTGGAAAGAACGGCATATTCAAGGTGGATGAAAAGACACTCGCCTACGTAAAAGACCGGGGGCAAAGGCCGCCGAGAGTATATGAAAGCGATCCCGATGCCCGCTACCGACAGGTTATAGATATCGACGTGGCCGCGCTCGCGCCCAAGGTGGCCCTCCCTTCCCTTCCTTCCAATGTGACGGACGCGGAAAAGGTATCCCACCTTGAGATCGACCAGGTGGTGATAGGATCGTGCACGAACGGCAGAATAGAAGACCTCGAAGTTGCGGCCCGTATTCTGAAGGGCCATAAAGTCGCCCCTTACGTGCGGTGCATCATCATCCCCGCAACGCCCGCCGTGTACCGGGAGGCCATGGATCGCGGGTATTTCAGTATTTTCCTCGATGCGGGCTGCATCATCTCCCCTCCCACGTGCGGTCCCTGCCTGGGCGGACATATGGGAATTCTCGCAAAGGGGGAGAGGGCGGTTGCCACCACGAACAGGAATTTCATAGGAAGGATGGGCCATCCGGAAAGCGAAGTCTGCCTCGCGGGACCGGCGGTTGCCGCGGCGAGCGCCATCAAGGGGAGGATTGCGGTCCCGGGCGAGGTAATGTAA
- the lpxK gene encoding tetraacyldisaccharide 4'-kinase: MRNAIIRVWNGEAKYLRWLLYAPLFLLSKVYGFCLHVRTKLYEKGRLTVEGVSVPVISVGNITLGGTGKTPVVEKLSAMLVEAGFHPAIATRGYKRKRQGTFMVDPKTDRAEDVGDEALMIARKSGVPVLVGSNRAEAIAMGMEAVPIDVVILDDGFQLKNIEKDLEILVLNGNDGKGGDGLFPLGPFRESLERIKDADIILVNKGDLDEAMESVTEGMSRYRIRYKPAYLYNMKAHGMVHYRFLEGKRVAAFSGLGDNRSFFNLLRELGARVVRETSYPDHHGYSEKELKRITSYGAVDLIVTTEKDAVKMAAMDVPDNLFYLAVTIEIEKGQELFDAIQNKLKREIWQRESLYSIRH, encoded by the coding sequence ATGAGGAATGCCATAATACGCGTATGGAACGGAGAGGCAAAGTATCTGAGATGGCTGCTTTATGCGCCCCTTTTTCTTCTTTCGAAGGTATACGGATTTTGTCTCCACGTCAGAACAAAATTATATGAGAAGGGTCGGCTGACCGTAGAAGGGGTTTCCGTCCCCGTGATAAGCGTCGGCAATATTACCCTTGGCGGGACAGGGAAAACTCCGGTGGTGGAGAAGCTCTCGGCGATGCTCGTGGAGGCGGGGTTCCATCCCGCCATCGCAACCAGGGGCTACAAGAGGAAGAGACAAGGGACATTTATGGTGGACCCTAAGACGGACCGTGCGGAAGATGTGGGAGACGAGGCCCTGATGATCGCCAGGAAATCGGGAGTGCCCGTGCTCGTGGGGAGCAACAGGGCAGAGGCCATAGCCATGGGAATGGAGGCGGTCCCCATCGACGTCGTAATCCTCGATGATGGTTTTCAGTTGAAGAATATCGAGAAAGACCTGGAAATCCTGGTCCTCAACGGGAATGACGGGAAAGGGGGAGACGGGTTATTCCCTCTCGGCCCTTTTCGGGAGTCCCTCGAAAGGATAAAAGATGCAGATATCATCCTGGTGAATAAAGGTGATCTGGACGAGGCGATGGAATCGGTCACGGAAGGGATGAGCCGTTACAGGATCCGGTATAAACCGGCCTACCTGTATAATATGAAAGCTCACGGAATGGTGCATTACCGTTTCCTTGAGGGCAAACGTGTTGCCGCCTTTTCCGGCCTCGGAGATAACCGCTCCTTTTTCAATCTTCTGCGGGAACTGGGCGCCCGGGTGGTCCGGGAGACATCTTATCCCGATCATCACGGATACAGTGAAAAGGAGTTAAAGCGCATCACGTCTTACGGCGCCGTAGATTTAATCGTGACTACGGAAAAGGACGCCGTTAAAATGGCGGCCATGGACGTGCCCGACAATCTTTTCTACCTTGCGGTGACGATTGAGATAGAAAAGGGGCAAGAGCTTTTCGATGCAATCCAGAATAAACTGAAGAGGGAGATATGGCAGAGAGAGTCTTTATATTCGATACGACACTAA
- a CDS encoding 2-isopropylmalate synthase encodes MAERVFIFDTTLRDGEQSPGNTMNTPEKLRVARQLEILGVDIIEAGFPIASEGDFEAVKLIAETIKNCEIAGLARANNEDIDRAWEAIKNAQTPRIHTFISTSDIHLKHQFKKTKDEVLKIAVDAVKRAKSHTPNVEFSAMDATRSDWDYLCKVLAEVIEAGATTVNVPDTVGYAVPAEFGELIRYITAHVPNISRAIISVHCHNDLGLAVANSVSAIQNGARQVECTVNGIGERAGNAAVEEIAMILRTRKSLFAVDTKIVSEKIYPTSRLITSITGGSVQPNKAIVGSNAFAHESGIHQDGLLKSKLTYEIMKPESVGITKSSLILGKHSGRHAFRDRIEEMGYNFTDSEINLAFQRFKTLSDMKKNVYDEDIEMIIMDEIYKIPEKYKMAYLHVTCGNNTVPTATVKLEIDGALLQDVGFGDGPVDAAFKTIKKMVKTASKLLKFSVNSITRDMDAQGEVFVKIEEKGSTVIGKGTDTDIIVASAKAYINALNKLEYVKKRKVEGR; translated from the coding sequence ATGGCAGAGAGAGTCTTTATATTCGATACGACACTAAGGGATGGGGAGCAGTCCCCGGGCAACACCATGAATACGCCGGAGAAGCTGAGGGTCGCCCGACAGCTCGAGATCCTCGGGGTCGATATTATCGAAGCAGGTTTTCCCATCGCATCGGAAGGAGATTTCGAGGCGGTCAAGCTGATTGCGGAGACCATAAAGAACTGTGAGATCGCCGGTCTTGCCCGGGCCAATAACGAAGATATAGACCGGGCCTGGGAAGCGATCAAAAATGCGCAGACGCCCCGTATCCACACCTTTATCTCCACGTCCGACATCCATCTCAAGCACCAGTTCAAAAAGACGAAGGATGAGGTTCTGAAAATCGCCGTCGATGCGGTGAAAAGGGCGAAATCCCATACGCCTAACGTGGAATTTTCCGCCATGGACGCCACGAGAAGCGATTGGGATTACCTCTGCAAGGTCCTCGCCGAAGTCATAGAGGCAGGGGCCACCACGGTCAATGTGCCCGACACCGTCGGTTATGCGGTGCCGGCAGAATTCGGAGAGTTGATCCGATATATCACCGCCCATGTCCCCAATATCTCCCGGGCCATCATCAGCGTCCACTGCCATAACGACCTGGGTCTTGCCGTGGCGAATTCCGTATCCGCTATCCAGAACGGGGCGCGCCAGGTGGAATGCACGGTGAACGGCATAGGCGAGAGGGCGGGAAACGCGGCAGTGGAGGAGATCGCCATGATCCTCCGCACGAGAAAGAGCCTCTTTGCCGTCGATACGAAGATCGTGAGCGAAAAGATATACCCCACGAGCAGACTTATCACCTCCATCACGGGCGGGTCGGTTCAGCCCAATAAGGCGATCGTGGGCTCCAACGCCTTTGCCCACGAATCGGGAATCCACCAGGACGGCCTGCTCAAATCGAAACTTACTTATGAGATCATGAAGCCTGAATCGGTAGGCATCACGAAAAGCTCCCTCATCCTCGGCAAACACTCGGGCAGGCATGCATTCCGGGACAGGATAGAGGAGATGGGATACAACTTTACCGATTCCGAGATCAACCTCGCCTTCCAGCGCTTCAAGACCCTCTCGGACATGAAAAAGAACGTCTATGACGAGGATATCGAGATGATCATCATGGACGAGATTTACAAGATCCCCGAGAAATATAAGATGGCCTATCTCCACGTCACCTGCGGGAACAATACGGTGCCTACCGCCACGGTCAAGCTCGAAATCGACGGCGCCCTCTTGCAGGACGTGGGGTTCGGGGACGGTCCGGTGGACGCGGCATTCAAGACCATCAAGAAGATGGTGAAGACGGCGAGCAAGCTCCTCAAATTTTCAGTGAACTCCATCACCCGCGATATGGATGCCCAGGGCGAAGTCTTCGTGAAGATAGAGGAAAAGGGCTCGACGGTTATCGGGAAAGGGACGGATACGGATATTATCGTGGCGAGCGCCAAGGCCTATATCAATGCGTTGAATAAGCTTGAATACGTGAAAAAAAGAAAAGTTGAGGGTCGTTAA